A genomic stretch from Physeter macrocephalus isolate SW-GA chromosome 12, ASM283717v5, whole genome shotgun sequence includes:
- the CCDC121 gene encoding coiled-coil domain-containing protein 121, whose product MVKLDKQIKETQIRLEPLVEESRQLLAENVRVEEENQFFLEYLTKQTEESRQRTEKLWNYCLQQSGQIKQRRQELTSKYAEKNTALKTELLQKEKILCNLNKQLEAMRDVSIVKEKQEKEIQALQQEIKKTHAETAAKKQAMLVQFFQDKALLEAQLSELDARQLGKRPTKEVNSKNEALERAAKQYTSEFHSSIDRQHQQLQKELPQLIQKCQKLEATHSRLKKQQQQLQREQWYLECLSRGRQRLQERRNPCPKGQGAPKTTLNPALGTKSRTHPK is encoded by the coding sequence ATGGTGAAGCTAGACAAGCAAATCAAAGAAACTCAAATCCGACTAGAACCGTTAGTGGAGGAAAGCAGGCAGCTGCTGGCAGAAAACGTACGTGTCGAGGAGGAAAACCAGTTCTTTCTGGAATACCTGACCAAGCAAACAGAAGAGTCTAGACAGCGAACCGAGAAGCTGTGGAACTACTGTTTACAACAAAGTGGGCAGATtaaacaaaggagacaagaattaACCTCCAAATATGCGGAAAAAAATACAGCGCTTAAAACAGAGCTCttgcagaaagaaaagatcctaTGCAATTTGAATAAGCAGTTGGAAGCAATGAGGGACGTTTCGATAGTAAAGGAGAAACAGGAGAAAGAAATTCAGGCACTACAGCAGGAGATAAAGAAAACCCACGCTGAGACAGCTGCAAAGAAACAGGCCATGCTGGTCCAGTTCTTCCAGGATAAAGCCTTACTGGAGGCACAACTGAGTGAGCTAGATGCAAGGCAGTTGGGAAAGAGACCAACAAAGGAGGTGAACAGCAAGAACGAGGCCTTGGAGAGGGCAGCAAAGCAGTACACTTCCGAGTTCCACAGTAGCATCGACAGACAGCACCAGCAGTTACAGAAGGAACTACCACAGCTAATTCAGAAATGCCAGAAGTTGGAGGCTACTCACAGCCGtttaaaaaagcagcagcagcagctgcagcgggAGCAGTGGTACCTAGAGTGCTTAAGCCGGGGGAGGCAACGGCTGCAAGAAAGGCGTAATCCGTGCCCAAAAGGACAAGGTGCTCCAAAGACCACACTGAACCCTGCCCTAGGCACCAAATCAAGGACGCATCCAAAGTAA
- the GPN1 gene encoding GPN-loop GTPase 1 isoform X2, translating into MAAVAADPEPQASGGPRPPVCLLVLGMAGSGKTTFVQRLTGYLHSQGCPPYVINLDPAVHEVPFPANIDIRDTVKYKEVMKQYGLGPNGGIVTSLNLFATRFDQVMKFIEKAQNMSKYVLIDTPGQIEVFTWSASGTIITEALASSFPTIVIYVMDTSRSINPVTFMSNMLYACSILYKTKLPFIVVMNKTDIIDHSFAVEWMQDFEAFQDALNQETTYVSNLTRSMSLVLDEFYSSLRVVGVSAVLGTGLDELFVQVASATEEYEREYRPEYERLKKSLASAQSQQQKEQLERLRKDMGSIALDTGTATGSLPPVLEPSDLILTRGTLDEEDEEADSDTEDIDHRVTEESREEPAFQNFMQESMAQYWKRNNK; encoded by the exons ATGGCCGCGGTCGCTGCTGACCCGGAGCCGCAAGCTTCCGGGGGTCCCCGGCCCCCAGTGTGTCTGTTGGTGTTGGGAATGGCGGGGTCTGGGAAAACCACCTTTGTACAG AGGCTCACAGGATATCTGCATAGTCAAGGGTGTCCACCTTATGTGATCAACCTGGACCCAGCTGTGCATGAAGTTCCCTTTCCTGCCAATATTG atatTCGTGACACTGTGAAATATAAAGAAGTCATGAAACA GTATGGACTTGGACCCAATGGTGGCATAGTGACCTCACTCAATCTCTTTGCTACCAGATTTGATCAG gtGATGAAATTTATTGAGAAGGCCCAGAACATGTCTAA GTATGTCTTGATTGACACACCTGGACAGATTGAGGTATTCACTTGGTCAGCTTCTGGGACAATCATCACTGAGGCCCTG GCATCCTCGTTTCCAACGATTGTCATTTATGTAATGGACACATCTCGAAGTATCAACCCAGTGACCTTCATGTCCAATATGCTCTATGCCTGCAG CATCTTGTACAAAACCAAGCTGCCTTTTATTGTGGTCATGAATAAA ACTGACATCATTGATCACAGCTTTGCAGTGGAATGGATGCAGGATTTTGAGGCTTTCCAAGATGCCTTGAATCAAGAGACTACATACGTCAGTAACCTGACTCGTTCAATGAGCCTGGTGTTAGATGAGTTTTACAGCTCCCTCCGG GTGGTGGGTGTGTCTGCTGTTCTGGGTACAGGCTTAGATGAACTCTTCGTGCAAGTTGCCAGTGCCACAGAAGAATATGAAAG AGAGTATCGTCCTGAATATGAACGTCTGAAGAAATCGCTG GCCAGTGCACAGAGCCAGCAGCAGAAAGAACAACTGGAACGACTTCGGAAAGATATGGGCTCTATAGCCCTGGACACCGGGACTGCCACAG GCAGCTTACCTCCTGTGCTGGAGCCTTCTGACTTGATCCTGACTCGGGGAACCTTGGATGAAGAGGATGAGGAAGCAGACAGTGATACTGAAGATATTGACCACAGAG TTACAGAGGAAAGCCGTGAAGAGCCAGCATTCCAGAATTTTATGCAAGAATCAATGGCACAGTACTGGAAGAGAAACAACAAATAG
- the SUPT7L gene encoding STAGA complex 65 subunit gamma — MLRYWGEIPISSSQTNRSSFDLLPREFRLVEVHDPPLHQPSANKPKPPTMLDIPSEPCSLTIHTIQLIQHNRRLRNLIATAQAQNQQQTEGVKTEETEPLPSCPGSPPLPDDLLPLDCKNPSAPFHIRHSDPESDFYRGKGEPVTELSWHSCRQLLYQAVATILAHAGFECANESVLETLTDVAHEYCLKFTKLLRFAVDQEARLGQTPFPDVMEQVFHEVGVGSVLSLQKFWQHRIKDYHSYMLQISKQLSEEYERIVNPEKATEDTKPVKIKEEPVSDITFPVSEELEADLASGDQSLPMGVLGAQSERFPSNLEVEASPQASSTEVNASLLWNLAHVKMEPQESEEGNVSGHGVLGSDVFEEPMSGMSEAGIPQSPDDSDSSYGSHSTDSLMGSSPVFNQRCKKRMRKI, encoded by the exons atgtTGAGATACTGGGGAGAGATACCAATCTCATCAAGCCAGACCAACAGAAGTTCCTTTGACTTGCTCCCTCGGGAGTTCCGACTGGTAGAAGTCCATGACCCACCCCTGCACCAACCCTCAGCCAACAAGCCCAAGCCCCCCACTATGTTGGACATCCCCTCAGAGCCATGCAGCCTCACCATCCATACCATTCAGCTGATCCAGCACAACCGACGTCTGCGTAACCTCATTGCCACAGCTCAGGCCCAGAATCAGCAACAGACAGAAGGTGTAAAGACTGAAGAGACCGAGCCTCTTCCATCCTGCCCTGGGTCGCCTCCTCTTCCTGATGACCTCCTTCCTTTAGACTGTAAGAATCCCAGCGCACCATTCCACATCCGGCACAGTGACCCAGAGAGTGACTTTTATCG TGGGAAAGGGGAACCTGTGACTGAACTCAGCTGGCACTCCTGCCGGCAGCTCCTCTACCAGGCAGTGGCCACAATCCTAGCCCACGCAGGCTTTGAGTGTGCTAACGAAAGTGTCCTGGAGACCCTAACTGATGTGGCACACGAGTATTGTCTGAAGTTCACCAAGTTGCTGCGCTTTGCTGTGGATCAGGAGGCCCGGTTGGGGCAGACTCCCTTCCCCGACGTGATGGAGCAGGTTTTCCATGAAGTGGGTGTTGGCAGCGTGCTCTCCCTCCAGAAGTTCTGGCAGCACCGCATCAAGGACTATCACAGTTACATGCTGCAG ATTAGTAAGCAGCTCTCTGAAGAGTATGAAAGGATTGTCAATCCTGAGAAGGCCACAGAGGACACTAAACCTGTAAAGATCAAGGAGGAACCTGTGAGCGACATCACCTTCCCTGTCAGTGAGGAACTGGAGGCTGACCTTGCTTCTGGAGACCAGTCACTGCCCATGGGAGTCCTTGGGGCTCAGAGTGAACGCTTCCCATCTAACCTGGAGGTCGAGGCTTCACCACAGGCTTCAA GTACAGAAGTAAATGCTTCCCTTCTTTGGAACTTGGCCCACGTGAAGATGGAGCCGCAAGAGAGTGAAGAAGGCAACGTCTCTGGGCATGGCGTGCTGGGCAGCGATGTGTTCGAGGAGCCCATGTCGGGCATGAGTGAAGCTGGGATCCCCCAGAGCCCTGATGACTCAGACAGCAGCTATGGCTCCCACTCCACTGACAGCCTCATGGGGTCCTCCCCTGTTTTCAACCAGCGCTGTAAAAAGAGGATGAGGAAAATATAA
- the GPN1 gene encoding GPN-loop GTPase 1 isoform X1: MKQYGLGPNGGIVTSLNLFATRFDQVMKFIEKAQNMSKYVLIDTPGQIEVFTWSASGTIITEALASSFPTIVIYVMDTSRSINPVTFMSNMLYACSILYKTKLPFIVVMNKTDIIDHSFAVEWMQDFEAFQDALNQETTYVSNLTRSMSLVLDEFYSSLRVVGVSAVLGTGLDELFVQVASATEEYEREYRPEYERLKKSLASAQSQQQKEQLERLRKDMGSIALDTGTATGSLPPVLEPSDLILTRGTLDEEDEEADSDTEDIDHRVTEESREEPAFQNFMQESMAQYWKRNNK, encoded by the exons ATGAAACA GTATGGACTTGGACCCAATGGTGGCATAGTGACCTCACTCAATCTCTTTGCTACCAGATTTGATCAG gtGATGAAATTTATTGAGAAGGCCCAGAACATGTCTAA GTATGTCTTGATTGACACACCTGGACAGATTGAGGTATTCACTTGGTCAGCTTCTGGGACAATCATCACTGAGGCCCTG GCATCCTCGTTTCCAACGATTGTCATTTATGTAATGGACACATCTCGAAGTATCAACCCAGTGACCTTCATGTCCAATATGCTCTATGCCTGCAG CATCTTGTACAAAACCAAGCTGCCTTTTATTGTGGTCATGAATAAA ACTGACATCATTGATCACAGCTTTGCAGTGGAATGGATGCAGGATTTTGAGGCTTTCCAAGATGCCTTGAATCAAGAGACTACATACGTCAGTAACCTGACTCGTTCAATGAGCCTGGTGTTAGATGAGTTTTACAGCTCCCTCCGG GTGGTGGGTGTGTCTGCTGTTCTGGGTACAGGCTTAGATGAACTCTTCGTGCAAGTTGCCAGTGCCACAGAAGAATATGAAAG AGAGTATCGTCCTGAATATGAACGTCTGAAGAAATCGCTG GCCAGTGCACAGAGCCAGCAGCAGAAAGAACAACTGGAACGACTTCGGAAAGATATGGGCTCTATAGCCCTGGACACCGGGACTGCCACAG GCAGCTTACCTCCTGTGCTGGAGCCTTCTGACTTGATCCTGACTCGGGGAACCTTGGATGAAGAGGATGAGGAAGCAGACAGTGATACTGAAGATATTGACCACAGAG TTACAGAGGAAAGCCGTGAAGAGCCAGCATTCCAGAATTTTATGCAAGAATCAATGGCACAGTACTGGAAGAGAAACAACAAATAG